In Cedecea neteri, a single genomic region encodes these proteins:
- a CDS encoding M20 family metallopeptidase has product MDLKQYLQELKRVVNIDCGTATAAGVEEVSRIFQQWYLSENWHCDSIDLGNKVGPGLFATNKPDAAQYDVLLVGHMDTVFPPGTVSERPFSIEGDRAYGPGVSDMKSGLLSILWALRGLDKADLERLAIAVAMNPDEETGSAHSHEWIGGIAKRSRCVLVCEAARADGSLVKARKGMARYRLAFKGVAAHAGNDPEKGRSAVKALAHAVLAISDLADMTKGTTLNTGVISGGVGANIVSDRAEMIVDLRFNDNDEYLRVNEAIQSFSQRQFEPDVLTSVEQQAQTPAMSPSAETEKLMRLVEKAGEAVDVEVRWQAVGGGSDANHTAALGVPSLDGFGPVGAGFHSPSEYLELSSIEPRVRLLREVIRSL; this is encoded by the coding sequence ATGGATCTGAAACAGTATCTTCAAGAGTTAAAAAGAGTCGTAAATATCGACTGTGGCACCGCCACCGCTGCGGGCGTAGAAGAGGTCAGCCGTATCTTTCAGCAATGGTATCTGTCAGAAAACTGGCACTGCGACAGCATTGATCTGGGGAATAAAGTAGGGCCGGGTTTGTTTGCCACCAATAAGCCCGATGCCGCACAGTACGACGTTTTACTTGTGGGTCATATGGATACCGTATTCCCACCAGGAACCGTTTCAGAGCGGCCTTTCAGCATTGAAGGCGATCGCGCCTATGGGCCTGGCGTGTCAGACATGAAAAGCGGATTGTTATCTATCCTTTGGGCTTTACGTGGCCTGGACAAAGCCGACCTTGAAAGGTTGGCTATCGCCGTGGCCATGAACCCTGACGAAGAAACTGGCTCGGCCCATTCACATGAATGGATTGGCGGCATAGCAAAACGCAGCCGCTGCGTGCTGGTGTGCGAGGCGGCAAGAGCCGACGGCTCTCTGGTGAAAGCCAGAAAAGGCATGGCTCGTTATCGCCTGGCGTTTAAAGGCGTAGCCGCCCATGCGGGTAACGATCCAGAAAAAGGCCGTTCTGCGGTGAAAGCGCTCGCTCATGCAGTGCTGGCAATCAGCGATCTGGCCGATATGACAAAGGGCACCACGCTGAACACCGGCGTGATTTCCGGCGGCGTTGGGGCGAATATCGTGTCGGATCGCGCGGAGATGATTGTCGATCTCCGCTTCAATGATAACGACGAATATCTGCGGGTTAATGAGGCCATTCAATCGTTCAGCCAGCGTCAATTCGAGCCTGATGTGTTAACCAGCGTCGAACAGCAGGCACAAACGCCAGCGATGTCGCCTTCCGCGGAAACGGAAAAGCTGATGAGGCTGGTGGAAAAAGCCGGTGAAGCTGTCGACGTGGAGGTTCGCTGGCAAGCGGTGGGCGGCGGCTCAGACGCTAACCACACGGCGGCACTTGGCGTGCCATCTCTGGACGGATTTGGCCCTGTCGGCGCGGGTTTCCATTCCCCTTCCGAATATCTGGAGCTGAGCAGTATCGAGCCTCGGGTTCGGCTGCTGCGCGAAGTGATCCGCTCGCTGTAA
- the eno gene encoding phosphopyruvate hydratase: MSKIVKVIGREIIDSRGNPTVEAEVHLEGGFVGLAAAPSGASTGSREALELRDGDKSRFMGKGVLKAVAAVNGPIAEAVLGKDAKDQANIDKIMIDLDGTENKSKFGANAILAVSLAAAKAAAASKGLPLYAHIAELNGTPGKFSMPLPMMNIINGGEHADNNVDIQEFMIQPVGAKTLKEAVRIGSEVFHNLAKVLKSKGMNTAVGDEGGYAPNLGSNAEALAVIAEAVKAAGYELGKDVTLAMDCAASEFYKDGKYVLAGEGNKAFTSEEFTHFLENLTKDYPIVSIEDGLDESDWAGFAYQTKVLGDKIQLVGDDLFVTNTKILKEGIEKGIVNSILIKFNQIGSLTETLAAIKMAKDAGYTAVISHRSGETEDATIADLAVGTAAGQIKTGSMSRSDRVAKYNQLIRIEEALAAQGTPAPFNGLKEVKGQ, encoded by the coding sequence ATGTCCAAAATTGTGAAAGTGATCGGTCGTGAAATCATCGACTCCCGCGGTAACCCGACTGTTGAAGCCGAAGTTCACCTGGAAGGCGGTTTCGTTGGTCTGGCAGCTGCACCATCAGGTGCTTCTACCGGTTCCCGTGAAGCTCTGGAACTGCGCGATGGCGACAAATCTCGTTTCATGGGTAAAGGCGTACTGAAAGCTGTTGCTGCGGTTAACGGCCCGATCGCTGAAGCTGTGCTTGGCAAAGATGCTAAAGACCAGGCTAACATCGATAAGATCATGATCGATCTGGATGGCACCGAGAACAAATCCAAGTTTGGCGCAAACGCCATCCTGGCGGTTTCTCTGGCTGCTGCTAAAGCTGCAGCTGCCTCTAAAGGCCTGCCGCTTTACGCTCACATCGCTGAACTGAACGGCACCCCAGGCAAATTCTCTATGCCTCTGCCAATGATGAACATCATCAACGGCGGCGAGCACGCTGACAACAACGTTGATATTCAGGAATTCATGATTCAGCCTGTTGGCGCGAAAACCCTGAAAGAAGCGGTACGTATCGGTTCAGAAGTGTTCCACAACCTGGCAAAAGTGCTGAAGTCTAAAGGCATGAACACTGCTGTAGGTGACGAAGGTGGCTACGCGCCTAACCTGGGTTCCAACGCAGAAGCGCTGGCTGTTATCGCTGAAGCGGTTAAAGCAGCAGGCTACGAGCTGGGCAAAGATGTTACCCTGGCAATGGACTGTGCAGCGTCTGAGTTCTACAAAGACGGCAAATACGTTCTGGCTGGCGAAGGCAACAAAGCGTTCACCTCTGAAGAGTTCACTCACTTCCTGGAAAACCTGACCAAAGATTACCCAATCGTTTCTATCGAAGACGGTCTGGACGAATCTGACTGGGCTGGTTTCGCATACCAGACCAAAGTACTGGGCGACAAAATCCAGCTGGTTGGTGACGATCTGTTCGTAACCAACACCAAGATCCTGAAAGAAGGTATCGAAAAAGGCATCGTTAACTCCATCCTGATCAAATTCAACCAGATCGGTTCCCTGACCGAAACTCTGGCTGCGATCAAAATGGCGAAAGACGCTGGCTACACTGCGGTTATCTCTCACCGTTCTGGCGAAACCGAAGATGCGACCATCGCTGACCTGGCTGTGGGCACCGCTGCTGGCCAGATCAAAACTGGTTCTATGAGCCGTTCTGACCGTGTTGCTAAGTACAACCAGCTGATTCGTATCGAAGAAGCACTGGCTGCACAGGGCACCCCAGCACCGTTCAACGGTCTGAAAGAAGTTAAAGGCCAGTAA